A genomic window from Lotus japonicus ecotype B-129 chromosome 1, LjGifu_v1.2 includes:
- the LOC130724409 gene encoding protein RKD4-like, which produces MDISPLESSFELPYQQNNQRRFSDEFDDFENFSHHFNLPADRVHCNGSGGSEGNASSSRTKKEKEEEEKKEEEEEEKPSSSSRRRKSTSSPVLELEEIKKHFGLKITEAAKEMNVGLTLLKKRCRELNIMRWPHRQLQSLKSVIDNVKELGLEDELAKLEEQKRMLERTPGMKLSEKTMKLRQSCYKTNYNRRRRKQNTIGKDSSLGS; this is translated from the exons ATGGACATTTCACCATTGGAGAGTTCCTTCGAGCTGCCCTACCAACAGAACAACCAGCGTCGCTTCAGTGATGAGTTCGATGATTTTGAAAATTTCAGCCACCATTTCAACCTTCCAGCTGACAGGGTGCATTGCAATGGTTCCGGCGGCAGCGAAGGTAATGCAAGTAGCAGCAGAACCAAGaaagagaaggaggaggaggagaagaaggaggaggaggaggaggagaaaccCAGCAGTAGCAGCAGAAGGAGGAAGAGTACTTCTTCACCTGTCTTGGAACTTGAAGAAATCAAAAAGCACTTTGGGTTGAAGATAACAGAGGCGGCAAAGGAAATGAATGTTGGGTTGACTCTCCTCAAGAAAAGGTGCAGAGAGCTCAATATTATGAGGTGGCCACACAGACAACTTCAGAGCTTGAAGTCAGTCATCGACAATGTCAAG GAATTGGGACTAGAAGATGAGCTTGCCAAGTTGGAGGAGCAGAAAAGAATGTTGGAGAGAACACCGGGAATGAAGCTGAGTGAGAAAACAATGAAGCTCAGACAATCTTGTTATAAAACTAATTACAACAGGAGGAGGAGAAAACAGAACACTATAGGGAAGGACTCATCACTTGGTAGCTAG